In Thermovirga lienii DSM 17291, the sequence CAACGGGTGTCTACTTCGGACATCCGGATGGTTGGTTTTTACCAGTGCCCTCCTCAGTGGAGGGCACTTTTTTATTCAAAAAGGGGGCGTAAACATGGGCTCTTCAAGTTGCATAGTTACCATTTTTCTGGTTGTAGTCGCTGCCTTTGCAGGTAACCACCTCGGTAAGCTAAACGTTGGGAAATTTAGTCTTGGGGAATCTGGTGCGTTGGTAGCAGGCATGACCTTGTCTCTTTTTCTAAGAAACTATTCCCTCTTGATACCCTCGTGGCTTATAAAGATAAGCCTCATATTTTTCATAGCTACAGTGGGTCTTATTGCAGGCAAAAAGATACAAACAGTAATTAAAAGCCACGGCTTCAAGTTCGCTCTTTTGGGTTTATCGATAACGTTTATTGGCGCCTTAACCAGTTACATTGTTGTTCTTACACTACCAACTTTATCCAAAGGACATGCTGCAGGAACTTACGTAGGAGCTCTTACAAGCTCCCCTGGATTAGCCTCGGCCTTAGAATCCGCCACTGATTACGGAAAAATTATGGGATCAAACTACTCCGCTGACGTAGGGGTCAAGTCCAAATTTGTGTGTAAATTCCCTCTGGCAGATAAGATCACCCCGTTTTAAGCTACATTTACCTGGGTATCGGCATTATTCACCTCCTTCTGCTGTTTTTCTGTGTTAGCCTTCCACTCCCAATACTCTGCCATATCAAAGTAGCGCTTTCCTGTGGTCCACACCTCGTCGATCTCTACAAGCACTGCTCCGATCAGTCTCACAGCCGACTCCTCGTTAGGGAAGATTCGGATCACCCGCTCCCGCCGGCGGATCTCCTGGTTGAGCCGCTCGACTCCATTGGTGGTGCGCAGCCGCTTCCGGTAGCGCCCTGGTAGTGCCATCACCGCCATTGCGTCCTCGAAACCAGCTTCAAGTCGCTCTACCGCCTTTGGCGCCCGGGCGCCAAAGGCCTCTATCGTTTCGTTCAGCAACCGCCTGGCCGTCTCCATATCCGGCGCGTCGAAGATCAACCGCAGTCGCCCGTGCAGGTCGCCCTGGAGGCTCTTAGGACAGGCGTCCAGGATGTTCCGGATAAAGTGGGTCTGGCACCGCTGCCATGTCGCTCCTTGGAAGTGGGTTTCTATCGCATTGATCAAGCCCTTGTGATCATCCGAAACAACCAAGTCCACTCCCTTGAGACCGCGCTCCTTGAGCCGGCCGAAGAACTCCGACCAAGCAGCCTCTGATTCGCTATCCCCGAGCATAAGCCCTAAAATCTCCCGGTATCCCTCCCGGTTGATCCCTGTAGCGAGAAGTACGCTTGAAAGCCGTACCCGGCCGCCTTTACGCACCCGGATGACAATGGCATCTACCAGGAGAAATGGGTATTCCTGGCTGCTCAAATCTCGCTCGTTCCACTCCTTTACGATGTCGTCCAGTCTTTTGCACAGGCTGGATACGGTGGATTTGGAGAACTCCGTGCC encodes:
- a CDS encoding transposase mutator type (PFAM: Transposase, Mutator family~COGs: COG3328 Transposase and inactivated derivatives~InterPro IPR001207~KEGG: gwc:GWCH70_1766 transposase mutator type~PFAM: transposase mutator type~SPTR: Transposase mutator type); its protein translation is MAHYQVTVDCDLLQGLFIRDDGLARLVENIVNQILDAQATEQLRAKPYERTEERQGYRNGYRDKLLKSRVGELTLMVPRLRSGHFSTELFERYQRSEQALLLAMVEMVVNGVSTRKVRAVVDELCGTEFSKSTVSSLCKRLDDIVKEWNERDLSSQEYPFLLVDAIVIRVRKGGRVRLSSVLLATGINREGYREILGLMLGDSESEAAWSEFFGRLKERGLKGVDLVVSDDHKGLINAIETHFQGATWQRCQTHFIRNILDACPKSLQGDLHGRLRLIFDAPDMETARRLLNETIEAFGARAPKAVERLEAGFEDAMAVMALPGRYRKRLRTTNGVERLNQEIRRRERVIRIFPNEESAVRLIGAVLVEIDEVWTTGKRYFDMAEYWEWKANTEKQQKEVNNADTQVNVA
- a CDS encoding YidE/YbjL duplication domain-containing protein (PFAM: Predicted Permease Membrane Region~COGs: COG2985 permease~InterPro IPR006512~KEGG: aoe:Clos_0433 YidE/YbjL duplication~PFAM: YidE/YbjL duplication domain-containing protein~SPTR: YidE/YbjL duplication); this translates as MGSSSCIVTIFLVVVAAFAGNHLGKLNVGKFSLGESGALVAGMTLSLFLRNYSLLIPSWLIKISLIFFIATVGLIAGKKIQTVIKSHGFKFALLGLSITFIGALTSYIVVLTLPTLSKGHAAGTYVGALTSSPGLASALESATDYGKIMGSNYSADVGVKSKFVCKFPLADKITPF